The following are encoded together in the Hoplias malabaricus isolate fHopMal1 chromosome 3, fHopMal1.hap1, whole genome shotgun sequence genome:
- the sgms1b gene encoding phosphatidylcholine:ceramide cholinephosphotransferase 1, producing MGIKKAALWSEADVGLWLAEEGMQEYTEPLRHMDGRALLQLSQADFQRPPLSRITSDGGRHLLEKIKTLNIEHHIEAHKNGLTNGHVVISHNGDASASSKTKRNGMVNGYNKELVRIPIPEPIGPQFPTEWGKTGIAFLYAICCFVFTTIMISIVHERVPPKEVTPPLPDKFFDFFDRVEWAFSVCEINGMILVILWILQWSLMKHRSIVARRFLFIVGTLYLYRCITMYITTLPVPGKHFQCSPKLYGDWESQMRRVMKMIAGGGLTITGSHNMCGDYLYSGHTVMLTLTYLFMKEYSPRRFWWYHWGCGALCAVGVFCILLAHDHYTIDVVIAYFITTRLFWWYHTMANQPDLKVASQSNFLSRVWWYWFFQYLERNVRDVIPRSYQIPFSWQSLHWGHMKYSRIDSD from the exons ATGGGCATAAAAAAGGCAGCCCTGTGGTCAGAAGCTGATGTGGGACTGTGGCTGGCTGAAGAGGGTATGCAGGAGTACACCGAACCACTCCGGCACATGGACGGCCGAGCTTTGTTGCAGCTCTCTCAG GCAGACTTCCAGAGGCCTCCTCTATCCCGGATCACATCAGATGGTGGAAGGCACCTTCTGGAGAAGATCAAGACACTCAATATTGAGCACCATATCGAAGCACACAAGAATGGTCTCACCAACGGTCATGTGGTCATATCTCACAATGGTGATGCCAGTGCCTCCAGCAAGACCAAACGAAATGGCATGGTCAACGGCTACAATAAGGAACTAGTGCGCATTCCCATTCCTGAGCCAATCGGCCCCCAGTTCCCCACTGAATGGGGGAAAACGGGTATTGCCTTTTTGTATGCCATCTGCTGCTTTGTCTTCACCACCATCATGATTTCTATTGTCCATGAGCGTGTGCCTCCTAAGGAGGTGACCCCTCCTTTACCTGACAAATTCTTTGACTTTTTTGACCGAGTGGAGTGGGCGTTCTCTGTATGTGAGATAAATGGAATGATTCTGGTGATCTTGTGGATCTTACAGTGGAGTCTCATGAAACACAG GTCCATTGTTGCTCGGCGGTTCCTGTTCATTGTGGGGACCCTGTATTTGTACCGGTGTATCACCATGTACATTACTACTCTGCCTGTTCCAGGGAAGCATTTCCAGTGTTCTCCCAAG CTGTATGGTGACTGGGAGTCTCAGATGAGGCGAGTGATGAAGATGATTGCTGGCGGCGGCTTGACCATCACTGGCTCACACAACATGTGTGGAGATTACCTGTACAGCGGTCACACGGTCATGCTGACCCTCACCTATCTCTTCATGAAAGAAT ACTCCCCTCGGCGGTTCTGGTGGTATCACTGGGGCTGTGGGGCTCTGTGTGCAGTGGGTGTGTTCTGCATCCTCCTTGCTCATGACCACTACACTATAGATGTTGTCATTGCCTACTTCATCACAACGCGCCTCTTCTGGTGGTATCACACTATGGCCAACCAGCCA GATCTGAAGGTGGCATCTCAGAGCAACTTCCTGTCACGTGTTTGGTGGTACTGGTTTTTCCAGTACCTGGAGCGGAACGTCAGAGATGTCATTCCCAGGAGCTACCAGATCCCCTTTTCATGGCAATCGCTGCACTGGGGTCACATGAAATACAGCCGGATTGACTCCGATTGA